In Ignavibacteria bacterium, the sequence AATTCTTGAACGCGCGCTTATAAATTTTATGCTTGATACGCACAAAAGCAACGGTTATACTGAGGTTGGCGTTCCGTTCCTTGTAAACCGTGAATCAATGGAAGCCGCTGAAAAAGTACCCAAGTTTGAAGAAGATATGTACCGTACTGATCCGGATGATCTTTTTGCTATCCCCACTGCTGAAGTTCCTATAGTTAACATTCACAGGGATGAAGTAATGGATATGAAGAATTTCCCGGTAAAATACTGCGGCTACACCGCATGCTTCCGCAGGGAAGCCGGCAGCTACGGCAAGGATACAAAAGGATTCCTGCGCGTACACCAGTTCAACAAGGTTGAGCTTATCAATTTCTGTCTGCCCGAAGATTCATATGCGCAGATGGAAGAAATGCTGAATCATGCCTGCGGGATCCTGGAGGCACTGAACATTCATTACCGCGTAGTGAATGTTTGTACAGGTGATATGGGCTTTGCCGCAAGCAAACAGTATGATATTGAAGTATGGTCACCGGCAGAAAACAAATGGCTAGAGGCTTCAAGTGTAAGTAACTGCACTGATTTCCAGTCACGCCGCGCTATGATAAGGTTTAAGCGCGATAAAAAAACGGAATATGTTCACATTCTTAATGGTTCAGGACTTGCAACATCAAGGCTGTATGTATCGCTTATTGAATCAAACCAAACTCCCGAAGGGAAGATCATTATTCCCAAAGTACTCCAAAGTTATACAGGCTTTGATACAATAGGTTAATATAATTTTTACATTTTTCTAAGCCGGCTTAATTAAACTAAGCCGGCTTTTTTTTGTCAAAAATTAAAGGTTTTCATTAACCGTAATTCTTATGTTTTATAATGATTTATACTAATTTTTTTCCATATACTTATACTTTTTTTGTGTTAAGAATTTAATATTTTACCAGAAGGATTTTATAAAATTAATATATTGTTATGAAAAAGCTCTACATATTAACCGCAGTATTTTTTTTATTCATACAATGCGTCGATACATTTTCTGAAATAAATTATACAGTACCTGTTAATAATTCTAAATACGTAAAAATTAACAGTAATATTATCATTGGTTTTAATTACTCCTTACCTTACGATCTTGCCTTGAATGATATCCGGTTCACCGTTACTGGTTCAATCAGCGGTCTAAAACAGGGTACAGTTACAATCGCAGGCGAAAGGAAAAAAATTATATTTCAGCCCAACAGCTCTTTTCACTACGGCGAAAAAGTTCAAGTAAAGGCTGAGATTAGGTCAAGTAAAATTACTGAAATTACTGAGTTTTCTTTTACAGCAGAAAAATACCGTGTAAAAAATGGAATTAACAGTAATCAAAGGGAATTTTATTCATATGACTTATTCAAAGAATATAACAACCTTCTCACAGGTGATATTCCCAGTTTATCCGTTACTGTTTCAGAAAATCCTGCAGAAGGAAAAATTTTCATGTCTAATTTTCCGTTTACAGCAATACCAAACACTCCGCATCTTATAATAGCGGAAAATTCAGGTGAGGTCTATTCTGCCTTTAAGCTTGGCGCAAATGCCCTTGATTTCAAAAAAGAACCCAACGGCAATTTGGTCTATTTCAATTCAGTCCTTAGCAGGTATTATGAGTTTAACAGAGAATACCAGTTGATAGACAGCTTTTACTGCGGAAACGGATATATTACAGATGGACACGAACTCCGGATTCTGAG encodes:
- the serS gene encoding serine--tRNA ligase; translation: MLDLKLIRENPELVKQKLLARNMTAESVEKILELDIKRREYIGEVEKLKSLRNNVSQEIAKMKKEGANADDKIADMKKVSDDIKLIDEKLAEAEKNIGNILLDIPNLADDSVPPGRSSDDNVQFKIWGEKASGDFKYLDHVELGKKLDILDFGVGAKISGSGFPFYKGKGAILERALINFMLDTHKSNGYTEVGVPFLVNRESMEAAEKVPKFEEDMYRTDPDDLFAIPTAEVPIVNIHRDEVMDMKNFPVKYCGYTACFRREAGSYGKDTKGFLRVHQFNKVELINFCLPEDSYAQMEEMLNHACGILEALNIHYRVVNVCTGDMGFAASKQYDIEVWSPAENKWLEASSVSNCTDFQSRRAMIRFKRDKKTEYVHILNGSGLATSRLYVSLIESNQTPEGKIIIPKVLQSYTGFDTIG